A section of the Bombus terrestris chromosome 2, iyBomTerr1.2, whole genome shotgun sequence genome encodes:
- the LOC100651830 gene encoding CD151 antigen, with amino-acid sequence MGYGTEMDSCGRCMKYSLFFVNFVIFIGGLVIAGLATWALLDKVSWIGELVGNDLLTGAIYVLLAGGIVVAIVSFFGCIGASREVKCMLLTYFIIVFLLFVTMLIGGVLAYVFREKLVNTLEREMSSSMRTYDSHKVVREAWDTTQSTLHCCGVNGWRDWGNLGLNVPRSCCREIQPGQRFNCNAGADTVNPSNAYLVGCINGTQIYMQKHATIMGGAGIAVACLMFFGMVFSCILFKMIE; translated from the exons ATGGGATACGGAACAGAAATGGACAGCTGCGGTCGCTGTATGAAATATTCCTTGTTCTTCGTGAACTTCGTGATCTTC ATCGGTGGCCTCGTGATAGCTGGTTTAGCGACGTGGGCTCTGTTGGATAAAGTATCATGGATAGGTGAACTAGTAGGGAACGATTTGCTAACAGGCGCTATTTACGTTCTACTGGCCGGTGGTATCGTCGTCGCTATAGTATCGTTCTTTGGTTGTATCGGTGCATCCCGAGAAGTAAAATGCATGCTTCTCACG TACTTCATCATCGTGTTTCTTCTGTTCGTGACCATGTTAATTGGCGGAGTGCTCGCGTATGTGTTCCGTGAAAAACTTGTGAACACACTCGAGAGGGAAATGTCGAGTTCGATGAGAACTTACGATTCTCATAAAGTAGTCAGAGAGGCCTGGGATACGACGCAGTCGACG CTCCATTGCTGTGGAGTAAATGGCTGGAGGGATTGGGGAAATCTGGGACTCAACGTACCGCGGAGTTGCTGTCGCGAGATTCAACCAGGCCAG CGATTCAACTGCAACGCTGGAGCAGACACGGTGAATCCTTCGAATGCCTATCTCGTCGGTTGCATCAATGGAACGCAGATTTACATGCAGAAGCACGCGACAATCATGGGTGGCGCTGGTATTGCAGTCGCGTGCCTGATG TTCTTTGGCATGGTATTCTCGTGCATTCTCTTCAAGATGATAGAATGA